In Molothrus ater isolate BHLD 08-10-18 breed brown headed cowbird chromosome 26, BPBGC_Mater_1.1, whole genome shotgun sequence, the DNA window tggCTCTGTGCATCAAGGTCACTTTATCCACCCTCATCAGAGACCAGGAACGCTCACGTTAATGGGTCTCTAATTTAATTGAAATGCTGTGCCTGTGATTGCAGGGCTGGAATCTTTTCCTCTCTTGAAGGGCAAAAATCAATTTGCAGTAACAGCAGACATGtctgctccctcctccaggCCTAGGAAAGTGGGTAAATTTTTTCATGgtaggaaaataataatattggCCTGGTGTGTCATCAATATTGGGTGTTTTTAAGTGCTTTTGAGCACTTTGGTGCAGCATTCTGTCCCTGTGGCCCTGTGAGCTCAGAAAAACCACAGATGTGGTGCCCCTGGGTTTTGTAATTACTGTATTACCCATGTACAAACTGCACTTTTCCTGCAGATCCCAAAGGGATCACAACAAATCAGGGAGGAAAAGCCTGATTTCCACGCTctgggaggcagggaatgggtGATCACTGCTTGACAGAGCAATCACGGGCAGGTTTCTTTGCATCTCCCcgtggtttgtttttcctcagtCTCAGTGCCTGGTTTGGAAACCGGTCACCAAATAGTGGTGATTTCTGTACTCCAGTGATTTTGTTTGGTGCAGCCTGGCTCAGACTGGAAAAACTGGGAAGGAAGGACGGAAGGAAGAAAGGTGGCCAGTGGCTGCAAACCCCGTCTGCGAACTGCAATGTGAATTACAAGGAGTTTCTGGAGGCAAAGGTGTCTGGtcctgcctgggacaggggacacacagagagacCCCCGATGTGTCCAGTCCTGTCCTTggacacaggacacacacaGTGACAGCCTTGCCATGTTTCCTTCCCGTTTCCTGCACACTGCTATTCCCTCCCAtccatctcctcctctccaATCTATTTATTCACGTGCATCTCTTCCCCTCCAATGTTTCCAAACACTTTTCTACATGAGATTGTAATTATTGTATGAAACACcgagcatttttattttgaggcCTTTCAAAGCTGTGTAGCCTCTCGATAAGAGGTGTCTTTGGCTTTGCCAGTTTTCTCTTTCAACACAAAGTTTTTACTGCTGAAGGCATTCTCACCTTTGTCAAACCTCAGGATGGGCTTTTAAAGACTTCATTCTTTGGCAAAACAGGTTGAAcaaagacttttatttttaaagaaaactttgtTGCTTTGACAACTTCTCACCATCATATCCCAAATGCATGTCGGACAACACTGCAAGGAGGGATCATTCCCCACGGGACAGAGAGAAGGGCGGCCGGTTTGCGGGGACAGGACGGGTTTCCTGAGCGGGGCGGTGACCGAACGGGCCGCAGCGGGAGGAGCCGCCGGACCCCGGCCGGGGGCAGTGCTCGGCgcccaagatggcggcggcccCTGAGGGGGCCCTTTGTCTGCGGCCACCGCCGCAGTGCGAGAAGGGCGCGAAACTGGGCCAGCATGGACACGCCCCCTTCGCCAGaggggcggggcggccgcgcccCCCGCCCAATCAGCGACCTCCACTTCCTTCCCTCTCACAGGGGCGCTCCCGCCCGCCTCCGCGCGCGCAGCCAATGGGCGCCGTCCGTCGCGCCCCGCCCCCGCGTGGATGGAGGGGGTGGGGCCACGCCGTGGTTTTGTTTGCGCGCCCCTACCTTCGCCCCCGCCGTGGTTcattaatattaatgaaatCCCGCCCAATCAGGTGGTGCAGCGGCGGCAGCGCTTTGGTGACGTGTCGCCCCTCCTTGCAGCGGGGTTCATCTGCATATTCATAAGATAGGCGGGATGAGGCGCGGGCGTTTATAAGGCGCCGCCCCGCCAGGCTCGCCGTACATTTCGCTGAAGCTTTGAAGTGTTGTGTGGACCTCGCACTGCCCGGCTATCGGTGAGCGCAGTCGCGCGGGGCGGCCGCGACCGCACCGGGCCGGGCGGTCCGCAGTGAGCGGAGCCGTGTCCCAGGGGCAGAGGGCCGGGTCCCGCGGGGAGGCTGGGCCGCGGCTCCCGGCCCGCCGATCGGTGCCCGCTGCGGGCACGGGGGGCACGGCGCAGCGGGCCGCTCTGGACCGTGTCGGGGAAGGGGCCGCGGCGGGGGAAAAGGCGTGCGCGGAAACAAAATGGCGACGGGCCTCGGCCGTGCAAAATGgcgggcaggagggagggggcggcgggcggtGCTGCCCAGGACGGGCCGGTAGGGGGCGATGCGGGCGCGCATGCGCCCTGGGCACGGAGGGGCCGGTACCAGGGGTCCCACCGGGGGTTGGCGGGACCCGACCCGGCCGCGGGTTCTACCGGGGCTTGGTCCCAATGCTGCTCCCCTGTGCCCTTGGCCCTGAGCCTCGCGGAGTCCTAGTCGGGCCTTCGCTCCCGCACTCTCTGAGGGAGACCCCCCTTGTAAGGCTGGAGGACCGCATAAGGCGTCCGGGAGTGTGAGATCACATTGGTGTTGTTATAGGTGGTGTTAGAAGGATTTATTGTTTTAGACCTCCTGGGgattgtgtgggttttttgagTCGCTGACTCGGTTCTGTTGGTTTGGCAGGTCAGAATGGCATCAGATGAGGGAAAGCTCTTTGTCGGCGGGCTCAGTTTCGACACCAATGAGCAGTCATTGGAGCAAGTCTTCTCTAAATACGGACAGATTTCTGAAGGTGAGACTGCAGAGCCACGATGGGATAGTTTCCCCAAGTCTGTTAAATTTCCCTGGTGCTGATTGGTTTTCGTTTCTATCTCTCCTTTTCACAGTCGTGGTGGTGAAAGACAGAGAGACTCAGAGATCCAGAGGTTTTGGCTTTGTTACTTTTGAAAATATCGATGATGCAAAAGATGCAATGATGGCGATGAATGGAAAGGTGAGGAGGCCCTAGAGTTGATTCTTTATTTCCTATAGTGTGGAGGAAGAGAATTAGAGATGTGCTGCTGTTCAGGCTGTGTGGAAAAACAGATAACTGCTAGTATCTTAGATGAGATGATATGGATGTAAAAAGTCTGGCTATATGAATTAATATGtaaatgaatatatatatatatatatatatgtactaGGAGTAAAACTATAAAGTTCCACTATGGAATCTGGATGACTGAGATATGACTTCATAGGCATTtctgtataaaatatataatattttaataatatttcttaATATATCAGGTTTTTTGCCTACTTGATTTAATTGTGGCATGAAAGAGgcatttgtttctttcacaAGCAGCGagtcctggcactgctcagccaACTATGAAGGCGTGCAACTCGTTCTACGTGTGctttctatttaaatattttggtttggCTAACTGTGGTTGTGTTTTAGTCTGTAGATGGGCGTCAGATCCGAGTTGACCAGGCTGGGAAGTCCTCAGAGAACAGATCCCGTGGCTACAGAGGGGGGTCTTCAGGGGGCCGGGGCTTCTTCCGCGGGGGCCGAGGCCGGGGCCGTGGCTTCTCCAGAGGTGAGTGCATGGGGCTCACTCATGTCTgcatgggggggggggtctcacTTATCAGAATGGTTGAAAAACCTCATTTCCTTGTATTTCCAAGGAGGTGGAGACAGAGGCTATGGCGGCAGCAGATTTGATTCCAGAAGCGGAGGCTATAACGGCTCCAGAGACTACTATAATAGCAGGTaagggctctgccagcaccagggaTGGTGGGGAAGCTGTGGTGGGGCtcaaagcagcagaggaaggagttGAGCAGCTGTAAAGCGAGTTCTGTTTGTCCTGCAGGAGTCAAGGTGGCTATGGAGACAGGAACTCAGGAGGCTCCTACAGAGACAGCTATGACAGTTACGGTAAGTGCTGCTTCGAGCGGGAGCGCTGAGTCCGTGTGCTGTAGGAGCTCTGAACCTGCTGAGcctgagcctgcagctggggcaggctcAGGCTGTGGACGTGGTGGTGCCGGGAGATTCTAATTTAATGCATGTGCAGGAGTTGCTCGGATCTAAGGCAAAgcaagtgtttaaaaaaaaaaaaaaaaaaaaggtgttccTGGAGCCCAAACTCGGCTGCCCTAACGCACTGACCCGCGGGTGGGGGATCTCAGTAGCCAAGTAGCCATAGCCTTGGAATAATGCAAAGGGAGTAAAATGCTGGAACTTGTCTTTGCTTCAGTGCCTTTACAATTGTGCCTGCTTCTTGTCCTCAGCTACACACAACGAGTAAAAATCCTTCCTGACTCAAGATCGTCCTTCCAATGGCTGTATTTATAAAGATTTTTGGAGCTTCGCTGAAATGGTTATTGTGTAGTACATCTACttgtattttcacttttgtaGTATTATCAGTTCTGATCTTGTCATacacagcctggcagcttcTGAGACGAGACTGTCTGATTAGACTGTCTTGGAGAAAGCTCTGCTTTCAAGTGGTTTTAATCTTTTTTGAAAGCacttcagattttattttatcctcCATGAATGAGCCAAGGTGTTcgtttttggttggttttttttaagttgggGCCCCAATTCAGTTTCTTTTGAGCTAGCAAGGACCTTGTACCAATGTTCACTAGAAGCTGAACAAGCTGtggactttttttcttcttttttttttttttcaagtgcatTACCTTCGTCTTTTGTAACATTCCTTTAGTGTAGCAAGGTAGGAATGCAGCTTGGGTTCCGTTGGAAGGCAAACCACCTTGATATATCTAAAGAGAAACGTGCTTGTATGTTCAACCTGCATAACGGTATTTTTACTGTTGTAATGATGTAAATGACCCAGAACTAGACTTGCAAACTTACCATAAAGAGGttcttgaaaatgtttatttatattGTCCTTTTTTACTGGAAGAAATATGCATATTCCATTGCTGTTGTATTTGAAGTGGTAAAGGATTCCTGTATACAGTTTTCTTT includes these proteins:
- the CIRBP gene encoding cold-inducible RNA-binding protein isoform X1, translating into MASDEGKLFVGGLSFDTNEQSLEQVFSKYGQISEVVVVKDRETQRSRGFGFVTFENIDDAKDAMMAMNGKSVDGRQIRVDQAGKSSENRSRGYRGGSSGGRGFFRGGRGRGRGFSRGGGDRGYGGSRFDSRSGGYNGSRDYYNSRSQGGYGDRNSGGSYRDSYDSYGKCCFERER
- the CIRBP gene encoding cold-inducible RNA-binding protein isoform X2, which encodes MASDEGKLFVGGLSFDTNEQSLEQVFSKYGQISEVVVVKDRETQRSRGFGFVTFENIDDAKDAMMAMNGKSVDGRQIRVDQAGKSSENRSRGYRGGSSGGRGFFRGGRGRGRGFSRGGGDRGYGGSRFDSRSGGYNGSRDYYNSRSQGGYGDRNSGGSYRDSYDSYATHNE